Proteins encoded in a region of the Carassius carassius chromosome 49, fCarCar2.1, whole genome shotgun sequence genome:
- the pargl gene encoding poly(ADP-ribose) glycohydrolase isoform X1 translates to MSHNNSDGVKGCMNQTNNSGNIADPSSRGESKNRQSQLNSAGDTSQQRSNVNGREGGQDRRPAAGENAEKTTRDAKLAEFQNPKPNHSTSGEGSSNQPSQSAPMDSSDVSSVVSSLGTRPKPPIELGPTYPIHKLKTMQDFSKEFDQLPLKKEHTILIDVKYFKSGVIVPHQGTDVWDPHHVKLPHLYPRPPSHHKSHTQPSRWEATHRALHRLTKGSNSIGDVQTAIMTYNSSNKDKWTFGALYNYGQRLQTMDNNLHLLIPKMAKLALDLPELIKKPIPLLRQQQNQAITMSQQQISCLLANAFFCTFPHRNDTKPGSEYANYPTINFSSLFANMTDPTKSALKAEKLRAIFHYFNTVTNDEEQAKPDGLVTFERISIPPSQLPKWNATKVPLRNLHISPGGSIEKEGTGMLQVDFASRYIGGGVLGSGLVQEEILFLRSPELIVARLFTEKLADNECLKITGPQMYSFTSGYSKTFSWVYPYDDRTKRDIWKRRYRQIVAIDALDFKNPREQYTKDNIKRELNKAFVGFHGDVKTAIATGNWGCGAFKGDPKLKALIQLMAAAVNGRDMAYFTFGNKELAKEIQTMHDLLTMKKVTVDKLYNWLKDFSAHCAREHHLPKDLYGFISEKISHKASL, encoded by the exons ATGTCACACAACAACAGTGATGGAGTGAAGGGATGCATGAATCAGACGAATAACAGTGGAAACATTGCTGATCCATCATCAAGAGGAGAATCCAAAAACCGTCAATCACAGCTTAATTCTGCAGGGGACACCAGCCAGCAAAGATCTAATGTGAATGGAAGGGAAGGGGGACaagacagaaggcctgcagctgGTGAGAATGCAGAGAAAACGACCAGAGATGCCAAATTGGCTGAGTTTCAAAACCCCAAACCAAACCATAGTACATCTGGAGAAGGCAGCTCAAACCAGCCCTCTCAAAGTGCACCTATGGACTCTTCAGATGTTTCCTCAGTTGTTTCCAGTTTAGGAACAAGACCAAAGCCTCCGATAGAGCTGGGGCCCACATATCCCATCCATAAACTCAAAACAATGCAAGACTTCTCCAAAGAGTTTGACCAGCTACCTCTGAAGAAAGAACATACAATACTGATAGAT GTGAAATATTTCAAAAGTGGTGTAATTGTCCCTCATCAAGGGACTGATGTTTGGGATCCCCACCATGTGAAGTTACCACATCTGTAT CCACGGCCTCCATCCCATCACAAGTCCCACACACAACCCTCTCGCTGGGAGGCCACCCATCGGGCgttgcacaggctcaccaaagGCAGTAACTCTATTGGGGATGTTCAG ACTGCAATTATGACTTACAATTCCAGCAACAAGGACAAATGGACATTTGGTGCACTTTATAATTATGGTCAG CGCTTGCAAACAATGGACAATAATCTCCATTTGTTGATCCCAAAGATGGCCAAACTAGCTCTTGATTTACCTGAACTCATTAAAAAG CCAATCCCTCTCCTGCGACAGCAACAGAACCAGGCCATAACGATGTCTCAGCAGCAGATTTCCTGTCTGTTAGCAAATGCCTTCTTCTGCACCTTTCCTCACAGGAACGACACTAAACCTGGTTCAGAATACGCCAACTACCCCACCATCAACTTCAGCAG TTTATTTGCTAACATGACAGACCCAACAAAATCAGCCCTAAAGGCAGAGAAACTGAGGGCCATATTCCATTACTTCAACACAGTGACAAATGATGAAGAACAAG CAAAACCAGATGGACTGGTTACTTTTGAAAGGATTAGCATTCCACCATCACAGCTCCCTAAATGGAACGC AACAAAGGTTCCCCTCAGGAACCTTCACATCTCTCCAGGAGGATCCATTGAGAAAGAGGGCACAGGGATgctgcag GTGGACTTTGCCAGCAGATATATTGGTGGTGGGGTGCTGGGATCAGGATTGGTTCAGGAGGAGATCCTCTTCCTCAGGAGTCCAGAGCTCATTGTGGCCAGACTCTTCACTGAGAAACTGGCTGATAACGAGTGCCTCAAGATCACAG GTCCTCAGATGTACAGCTTTACTTCTGGCTACAGCAAAACCTTTTCTTGGGTCTACCCATATGATGATCGCACAAAGCg GGATATCTGGAAGAGACGTTATCGGCAGATTGTTGCCATTGATGCTCTTGACTTCAAGAACCCGAGGGAACAGTACACTAAAGACAACATAAAACGAGAACTCAACAAG GCGTTTGTGGGATTCCACGGAGACGTGAAAACAGCCATCGCAACGGGCAACTGGGGCTGTGGTGCCTTTAAAGGGGATCCTAAACTCAAAG CTCTCATTCAGTTGATGGCTGCTGCGGTGAACGGACGAGACATGGCTTACTTCACCTTTGGCAATAAAGAACTTGCAAAAGAAATACAAACAATGCATGACTTGCTGACCATGAAAAAAGTGACCGTGG ATAAACTGTACAACTGGTTGAAAGATTTCTCTGCACACTGCGCTCGTGAACATCACTTGCCAAAAGATCTATATGGATTCATCAGTGAGAAGATCAGTCATAAGGCTAGTTTGTAA
- the pargl gene encoding poly(ADP-ribose) glycohydrolase isoform X2, translating to MSHNNSDGVKGCMNQTNNSGNIADPSSRGESKNRQSQLNSAGDTSQQRSNVNGREGGQDRRPAAGENAEKTTRDAKLAEFQNPKPNHSTSGEGSSNQPSQSAPMDSSDVSSVVSSLGTRPKPPIELGPTYPIHKLKTMQDFSKEFDQLPLKKEHTILIDVKYFKSGVIVPHQGTDVWDPHHVKLPHLYPRPPSHHKSHTQPSRWEATHRALHRLTKGSNSIGDVQTAIMTYNSSNKDKWTFGALYNYGQRLQTMDNNLHLLIPKMAKLALDLPELIKKPIPLLRQQQNQAITMSQQQISCLLANAFFCTFPHRNDTKPGSEYANYPTINFSSLFANMTDPTKSALKAEKLRAIFHYFNTVTNDEEQDGLVTFERISIPPSQLPKWNATKVPLRNLHISPGGSIEKEGTGMLQVDFASRYIGGGVLGSGLVQEEILFLRSPELIVARLFTEKLADNECLKITGPQMYSFTSGYSKTFSWVYPYDDRTKRDIWKRRYRQIVAIDALDFKNPREQYTKDNIKRELNKAFVGFHGDVKTAIATGNWGCGAFKGDPKLKALIQLMAAAVNGRDMAYFTFGNKELAKEIQTMHDLLTMKKVTVDKLYNWLKDFSAHCAREHHLPKDLYGFISEKISHKASL from the exons ATGTCACACAACAACAGTGATGGAGTGAAGGGATGCATGAATCAGACGAATAACAGTGGAAACATTGCTGATCCATCATCAAGAGGAGAATCCAAAAACCGTCAATCACAGCTTAATTCTGCAGGGGACACCAGCCAGCAAAGATCTAATGTGAATGGAAGGGAAGGGGGACaagacagaaggcctgcagctgGTGAGAATGCAGAGAAAACGACCAGAGATGCCAAATTGGCTGAGTTTCAAAACCCCAAACCAAACCATAGTACATCTGGAGAAGGCAGCTCAAACCAGCCCTCTCAAAGTGCACCTATGGACTCTTCAGATGTTTCCTCAGTTGTTTCCAGTTTAGGAACAAGACCAAAGCCTCCGATAGAGCTGGGGCCCACATATCCCATCCATAAACTCAAAACAATGCAAGACTTCTCCAAAGAGTTTGACCAGCTACCTCTGAAGAAAGAACATACAATACTGATAGAT GTGAAATATTTCAAAAGTGGTGTAATTGTCCCTCATCAAGGGACTGATGTTTGGGATCCCCACCATGTGAAGTTACCACATCTGTAT CCACGGCCTCCATCCCATCACAAGTCCCACACACAACCCTCTCGCTGGGAGGCCACCCATCGGGCgttgcacaggctcaccaaagGCAGTAACTCTATTGGGGATGTTCAG ACTGCAATTATGACTTACAATTCCAGCAACAAGGACAAATGGACATTTGGTGCACTTTATAATTATGGTCAG CGCTTGCAAACAATGGACAATAATCTCCATTTGTTGATCCCAAAGATGGCCAAACTAGCTCTTGATTTACCTGAACTCATTAAAAAG CCAATCCCTCTCCTGCGACAGCAACAGAACCAGGCCATAACGATGTCTCAGCAGCAGATTTCCTGTCTGTTAGCAAATGCCTTCTTCTGCACCTTTCCTCACAGGAACGACACTAAACCTGGTTCAGAATACGCCAACTACCCCACCATCAACTTCAGCAG TTTATTTGCTAACATGACAGACCCAACAAAATCAGCCCTAAAGGCAGAGAAACTGAGGGCCATATTCCATTACTTCAACACAGTGACAAATGATGAAGAACAAG ATGGACTGGTTACTTTTGAAAGGATTAGCATTCCACCATCACAGCTCCCTAAATGGAACGC AACAAAGGTTCCCCTCAGGAACCTTCACATCTCTCCAGGAGGATCCATTGAGAAAGAGGGCACAGGGATgctgcag GTGGACTTTGCCAGCAGATATATTGGTGGTGGGGTGCTGGGATCAGGATTGGTTCAGGAGGAGATCCTCTTCCTCAGGAGTCCAGAGCTCATTGTGGCCAGACTCTTCACTGAGAAACTGGCTGATAACGAGTGCCTCAAGATCACAG GTCCTCAGATGTACAGCTTTACTTCTGGCTACAGCAAAACCTTTTCTTGGGTCTACCCATATGATGATCGCACAAAGCg GGATATCTGGAAGAGACGTTATCGGCAGATTGTTGCCATTGATGCTCTTGACTTCAAGAACCCGAGGGAACAGTACACTAAAGACAACATAAAACGAGAACTCAACAAG GCGTTTGTGGGATTCCACGGAGACGTGAAAACAGCCATCGCAACGGGCAACTGGGGCTGTGGTGCCTTTAAAGGGGATCCTAAACTCAAAG CTCTCATTCAGTTGATGGCTGCTGCGGTGAACGGACGAGACATGGCTTACTTCACCTTTGGCAATAAAGAACTTGCAAAAGAAATACAAACAATGCATGACTTGCTGACCATGAAAAAAGTGACCGTGG ATAAACTGTACAACTGGTTGAAAGATTTCTCTGCACACTGCGCTCGTGAACATCACTTGCCAAAAGATCTATATGGATTCATCAGTGAGAAGATCAGTCATAAGGCTAGTTTGTAA